A genomic stretch from Kribbella amoyensis includes:
- a CDS encoding sigma-70 family RNA polymerase sigma factor encodes MPVQCTTAADRAAREAATRSLLERRAACSDETERQQLLEEAVELNLEMAKGIARRFRGRGAEADDLEQVAYLGLVKAAHHYRLDADTPFIGFAIPTIRGEVKRYFRDCAWTVRIPRRLQEMQGSIATKVPELEQLLNREPTPVEIADHLGVELAEVEQAMAAKGCFNVLSLDKPSDVDADLTLADVVAGDEDTSIDLLEAVDMLQPVLEDLGPRERRILQLRFVEGWTQSEIGKDIGVSQMQVSRVLRRILDDLRAKLSPLPAAA; translated from the coding sequence GTGCCTGTGCAGTGCACGACGGCGGCCGATCGGGCCGCACGCGAAGCGGCCACCAGAAGTCTTCTCGAACGCAGGGCCGCGTGCTCGGACGAAACGGAGCGGCAACAGCTGCTCGAAGAAGCCGTCGAACTCAACCTCGAAATGGCCAAGGGCATCGCCCGCCGGTTCCGCGGTCGCGGAGCCGAGGCCGACGACCTCGAACAGGTCGCGTACCTCGGCCTGGTGAAGGCCGCGCACCACTACCGGCTGGACGCGGACACCCCGTTCATCGGTTTCGCCATCCCGACCATCCGCGGTGAGGTCAAGCGATACTTCCGCGACTGCGCCTGGACCGTGCGGATCCCGCGCCGGTTGCAGGAGATGCAGGGCAGTATCGCCACCAAGGTGCCCGAACTCGAACAGTTGCTCAACCGCGAACCGACACCGGTCGAGATCGCCGATCACCTCGGCGTCGAGCTCGCCGAGGTGGAGCAGGCGATGGCGGCGAAGGGCTGCTTCAACGTGCTCTCGCTGGACAAGCCGTCCGACGTTGACGCCGACCTCACCCTGGCCGACGTGGTCGCCGGGGACGAGGACACCTCGATCGATCTGCTGGAGGCCGTCGACATGCTCCAGCCGGTGCTCGAGGATCTCGGCCCGCGGGAACGGCGGATCCTGCAGCTGCGGTTCGTCGAGGGCTGGACCCAGTCCGAGATCGGCAAGGACATCGGCGTCAGCCAGATGCAGGTGTCCAGGGTGCTGCGCCGCATTCTCGACGACCTGCGCGCCAAGCTGTCGCCGCTCCCGGCCGCGGCCTGA